One window of Ictalurus punctatus breed USDA103 chromosome 22, Coco_2.0, whole genome shotgun sequence genomic DNA carries:
- the ier3 gene encoding radiation-inducible immediate-early gene IEX-1 — protein MYTRSTSMSFTYPSHSASYRPVARSTEPEVFTFDRIPVQHFSPPRQPQRRRVMRVMYPAKVRKYLPPAEKSPAKRWLLALCLVLLAQIYTERDDELDITEPAALSDALSGDLPGDDASASSPLFLNFRSAEESAMRMTSCSKDSGPWINTTCEAEETEVQEHRQPRLQQRKNPYVVALLYPAVLHTLGCEQ, from the coding sequence ATGTACACCAGATCCACCTCCATGAGCTTCACCTACCCGAGCCACAGCGCGAGCTACAGACCGGTGGCGCGCAGCACCGAGCCCGAAGTGTTCACCTTCGACCGGATCCCGGTTCAGCACTTCAGCCCGCCGAGGCAGCCGCAGCGCCGCAGAGTGATGCGGGTCATGTACCCGGCCAAAGTGCGCAAATACCTGCCTCCGGCCGAGAAGAGCCCCGCCAAGCGCTGGCTGCTGGCGCTGTGCCTGGTGCTGCTGGCGCAGATTTACACCGAGCGCGACGACGAGCTCGACATCACCGAACCGGCCGCGCTCTCAGACGCTCTCTCCGGGGATCTGCCGGGCGATGACGCGTCTGCGTCCTCGCCGCTCTTCCTGAACTTCCGCTCGGCCGAGGAGAGCGCCATGCGCATGACCAGCTGCTCCAAAGACTCTGGGCCGTGGATAAACACGACGTGCGAGGCGGAGGAGACAGAAGTGCAGGAACACCGTCAGCCCCGCCtgcagcagaggaaaaaccccTACGTGGTGGCGCTCCTGTATCCCGCTGTTCTCCACACGCTGGGCTGCGAGCAGTGA